In one Bactrocera tryoni isolate S06 chromosome 5, CSIRO_BtryS06_freeze2, whole genome shotgun sequence genomic region, the following are encoded:
- the LOC120776529 gene encoding enoyl-[acyl-carrier-protein] reductase, mitochondrial-like, whose amino-acid sequence MFIKNLIQPTRYAFANLPKTFQFTRKMSVLVKSLKYSKHGEPVDVMEIVEGQLQDPKDNEVLVKVLAAPINPADINTIQGKYPVKPKFPAVGGNECVAEIIAIGKNVSKLTTGQHVIPFASGLGTWTTHAIFAEEQLMPVSSKIGLAEAATLTVNPCTAYRMLKDFVALQPGDCVIQNGANSAVGQAVHQLCRAWNIKSVGIVRDRPDIASLKEYLKSQGATEVLTEEEIRSSTLFKENHLPRPLLALNCVGGKSATEVSRHLADKGVMVTYGGMSREPVIAGTAALIFKDVSFRGFWMTRWSKENADSPERIQMFTELCELIEQGKFVAPVHEMVPLQKFKDAMAAVLDFKGFAGKKFILDMQN is encoded by the exons atgttcattaaaaatttaattcaaccgACACGCTACGCGTTTGCAAATTTACCGAAAACTTTCCAATTTACACGTAAAATGAGTGTTCTAGTAAAGTCACTGAAGTATTCCAAACATGGCGAACCGGTTGATGTAATGGAAATTGTAGAAGGCCAACTACAGGACCCAAAAGATAATGAAGTATTGGTTAAAGTACTGGCCGCACCTATTAATCCGGCTGATATAAATACCATACAAG GTAAATATCCAGTTAAGCCAAAGTTTCCTGCTGTTGGTGGTAATGAATGCGTTGCAGAAATTATTGCCATTGGTAAGAATGTGTCAAAACTAACAACTGGTCAACATGTTATACCTTTTGCTTCGGGATTGGGTACTTGGACCACACATGCTATATTTGCCGAAGAACAACTAATGCCGgtttcatcgaaaattggacttgcTGAAGCTGCCACCCTTACTGTTAATCCTTGTACAGCTTATCGTATGTTAAAAGATTTTGTAGCCCTACAACCAGGTGATTGTGTTATACAGAACGGTGCGAATAGTGCTGTAGGTCAAGCTGTTCATCAATTGTGTAGGGCATGGAATATAAAATCCGTTGGCATTGTACGCGACCGTCCAGATATAGCGTCtttaaaagaatatttaaaatcaCAAGGTGCTACAGAAGTATTAACAGAGGAAGAAATTCGTTCTAGCACGCTCTTTAAAGAAAATCATTTGCCACGGCCACTTTTAGCTTTGAATTGTGTTGGTGGTAAGAGTGCAACTGAGGTGTCGCGTCATTTGGCCGACAAGGGTGTAATGGTTACTTACGGCGGTATGTCGCGAGAACCAGTAATTGCGGGTACAGCTGCGCTGATTTTCAAGGATGTATCATTTCGTGGCTTCTGGATGACACGCTGGAGTAAAGAAAACGCTGACTCACCCGAACGTATACAAATGTTTACAGAATTGTGTGAATTGATCGAACAAGGCAAATTCGTGGCACCAGTTCATGAGATGGTGCCGTTGCAAAAATTTAAGGATGCCATGGCTGCTGTTCTGGATTTCAAAGGTTTCGCtggaaagaaatttatattagATATGCAAAACTAA
- the LOC120778113 gene encoding GDP-Man:Man(3)GlcNAc(2)-PP-Dol alpha-1,2-mannosyltransferase — translation MIPIIFGILLSALALFAISLFTLRNWVRSCKKKLNGSFEGTVNIAFFHPYCNAGGGGERVLWCAVRALQAKYDNIKIVIYTGDIDSSPNSILKKVQGTFNINVDEQNTSFVYLKRRMLVETKFYPYFTLLGQSLGSIILGLEALCKFPPDIYIDTTGYAFTLPLFRYIGGCKVGCYVHYPTISMDMLRRVQQREYCHNNQAYVVRNPFITWLKVIYYWLFAKLYSWVGQCSDTIMVNSTWTENHIRDLWGVPFKTHRVYPPCEVKNIKKLKRNENTDNILILSIGQFRPEKDHPLQLQAMYELRTILSRNEDLWNKVKLVIVGSCRNESDYERLKNMQDLAKHLSLENSVEFKVNVHFQDLLQLYQKAGIGIHTMWNEHFGIGVVECMAAGMIMIAHRSGGPLLDIIETSEGSQNGYLAVSAIEYANCILSIIYNSKELNDTIRNAARSSVERFSEEEFEVNFLRAVTPLFNES, via the exons ATGATACCAATAAT ATTTGGAATACTATTGTCGGCTTTGGCATTATTTGCCATATCTTTATTTACTCTCCGCAATTGGGTGCGAAGCTGCAAGAAAAAACTCAATGGGTCTTTTGAAGGTACTGTGAACATTGCATTTTTTCATCCATACTGTAATGCTGGAGGCGGCGGAGAGAGAGTTCTATGGTGTGCAGTGCGGGCCTTGCaa GCTAAATATGACAATATCAAAATTGTGATATACACAGGCGATATCGACAGTTCACCAAAtagcattttaaaaaaagtgcaAGGTACTTTCAACATAAATGTCGACGAACAAAATACAAGTTTTGTGTACTTAAAACGCCGAATGTTAGTCGAAACGAAGTTTTATCCGTATTTTACGTTATTGGGCCAAAGTCTTGGATCAATTATTTTAGGATTAGAGGCTCTTTGCAAATTCCCCCCGGATATTTATATAGACACAACTGGATATGCTTTTACTTTACCCTTGTTCCGTTATATTGGTGGCTGTAAAGTTGGATGCTATGTGCACTATCCTACAATAAGCATGGATATGCTGCGGCGTGTTCAACAACGGGAGTATTGCCACAATAATCAAGCATACGTTGTTAGAAATCCATTCATTACATGGCTGAAGGTTATATACTATTGGTTGTTTGCTAAG CTTTATAGCTGGGTTGGCCAATGCTCTGACACTATCATGGTTAATTCCACATGGACTGAAAATCATATTCGCGATTTATGGGGAGTACCATTTAAAACTCATCGCGTATACCCGCCCTGCGAAGTGAAGAATATTAAAAAGCTGAAACGCAATGAAAATAcagataatattttaattttatccaTTGGTCAATTCCGACCAGAAAAAGATCATCCACTACAATTGCAAGCAATGTATGAACTACGAACTATTTTATCGAGAAATGAAGATCTATGGAATAAAGTAAAACTTGTCATTGTCGGTTCATGTCGAAATGAAAGCGATTATGAACGTCTTAAAAACATGCAAGACTTGGCAAAGCATCTGTCACTTGAAAACTCAGTGGAATTCAAAGTTAACGTTCATTTTCAAGATCTTCTGCAGTTATATCAAAAAGCAGGGATTGGAATTCATACAATGTGGAATGAACACTTTGGAATCGGAGTGGTTGAATGCATGGCTGCTGGTATGATAATGATTGCTCACCGATCAGGAGGGCCTTTATTAGATATTATCGAGACGTCTGAAGGAAGCCAAAATGGATATTTAGCAGTTTCCGCTATTGAATACGCGAATTgtattttaagtattatatataattcGAAGGAGTTAAATGACACAATTCGAAATGCAGCGAG aTCATCAGTGGAAAGATTTTCGGAAGAAGAGTTCGAAGTCAACTTCCTTCGTGCAGTGACTCCATTATTTAACGAATCATGA
- the LOC120776530 gene encoding proteasome subunit beta type-6-like has protein sequence MDFSQDYGIHDNAVSTGTTIMAVEFDGGVVIGADSRTSTGLFVANRVTDKLTRITDKIYCCRSGSAADTQAIADIVAYSLNYHENQTGQDPLVAEAASEFRNYCYNYRDSLLAGIIVAGWDKRNGGQVYSIPLGGMLKRESVTIGGSGSSYIYGYVREAYRPQMNKEDCVAFVVKAVKHAIYHDGSSGGVVRIGIITEDGIERRVFFNTESGNPVEIGN, from the coding sequence ATGGATTTCTCACAGGATTATGGTATCCACGACAATGCCGTCAGCACAGGCACCACTATTATGGCAGTTGAATTCGATGGCGGTGTAGTGATCGGAGCAGATTCACGTACCAGCACTGGTCTCTTTGTGGCCAATCGTGTCACAGACAAGTTGACTCGGATTACCGATAAAATATATTGTTGCCGCAGTGGTTCCGCAGCAGACACGCAAGCCATCGCTGATATTGTGGCTTATTCGTTAAACTACCATGAAAACCAGACTGGCCAAGATCCATTGGTAGCAGAGGCGGCATCAGAATTCCGAAATTATTGTTACAACTATCGTGATAGTTTGCTGGCGGGCATTATCGTGGCTGGCTGGGATAAACGTAACGGCGGTCAAGTGTATTCTATACCATTAGGTGGCATGTTAAAGCGCGAGTCGGTAACCATCGGTGGTTCAGGTTCGAGCTATATTTATGGTTACGTTCGTGAAGCTTATCGCCCGCAGATGAATAAGGAAGATTGCGTTGCATTTGTGGTTAAAGCTGTGAAACATGCTATCTACCATGATGGTAGTTCCGGTGGTGTGGTACGAATTGGTATTATCACAGAAGACGGCATCGAAAGGAGAGTGTTCTTTAATACAGAGTCCGGAAATCCAGTTGAAATAGGCAACTAA
- the LOC120776528 gene encoding rac GTPase-activating protein 1-like, whose translation MSAAALSTLATFDDIRRCIQVLTDGTAEEEFLRVLRLQEQFRQECLDTAKEAQRIQKELDASLESMADLETKLYHARRLLEVESKLRREAEHERDQMEKKIIAVADLVQKDANLNNETRDKLAFLNTLPRKRKSMNRVMEEKYGNDINSTGSFLSDLSITQSEDDFLDVRPSTGWQKHRPSLPKNSIPCVGGKRSRVSGAGMQTTPVASTRRSTTRRSGVGTQQQHMVDVAPGAERICATTKVTIPQDGNGAIRAESTIESMPAVPIVATVALDKEASTEEAACTTPTGSPYKQATAPPITPMTAIKCGPAINLCSPQVSSLRTQLMRPHNFASRTFIRTDTCTHCQKKIRFGTVGVRCRDCPVRCHADCRIALAVSCVPQSGTPTIKGMMSYISDYAPNVSPMVPALIVHCVNEIESRGLNEVGIYRVSGSEREVKALKERFLRGKNTPHLGNIDVHVLCGCVKDFLRSLREPLIPTNLWKDFCNAVQQPTEVEIQKDLFKAIDALPAANRDTLAFLILHFQRVAECREVLMPIDNIARVFGPTIVGYSSADPDRHAIFTEVYMQFTTMQNLLKIPGDYWSQYVILDIDKENNQTNGSTNTITRTPSHNTKESLYSLYATPLKGTLKKRKFHATPPYPYKK comes from the exons ATGTCGGCTGCCGCGTTGTCCACATTGGCAACATTCGACGATATTCGTCGTTGTATTCAGGTATTGACTGATGGCACCGCAGAGGAAG AATTCCTAAGAGTTTTGCGTTTACAAGAACAATTTCGACAGGAATGCTTAGATACCGCAAAAGAAGCACAGCGTATACAGAAAGAACTAGATGCTTCACTAGAATCAATGGCAGATTTGGAAACGAAGCTTTATCATGCGCGTCGTCTCCTTGAAGTAGAAAGTAAGTTACGTCGTGAAGCTGAACATGAGCGCGATCAaatggaaaagaaaataattgctGTAGCTGACTTAGTACAGAAGGATGCCAATTTAAACAATGAGACACGCGATAAATTAGCCTTTCTAAATACTTTGCCGCGCAAACGAAAGTCAATGAACCGTGTAATGGAGGAAAAATATGGCAATGATATCAATTCGACAGGTTCATTTCTCTCCGATTTATCTATAACACAATCGGAAGATGATTTTCTGGATGTGCGTCCATCTACCGGCTGGCAAAAGCATCGTCCCTCTTTGCCTAAAAATTCAATACCATGCGTGGGCGGAAAACGTTCACGTGTTAGTGGAGCTGGTATGCAAACAACACCAGTAGCCAGTACAAGGCGCTCCACTACACGACGTAGTGGTGTTGGTACACAACAGCAACACATGGTGGATGTAGCACCTGGTGCCGAACGCATATGTGCAACTACTAAGGTGACCATTCCACAAGATGGTAATGGTGCTATACGGGCGGAATCTACCATTGAGTCTATGCCTGCTGTGCCAATTGTTGCTACCGTGGCTTTAGATAAAGAGGCGAGCACTGAAGAAGCGGCATGCACCACACCTACCGGTTCACCTTATAAACAGGCAACTGCACCACCAATTACACCGATGACAGCAATTAAATGTGGGCCGGCTATTAATTTATGTTCACCACAAGTCTCCAGCCTACGCACACAGTTGATGCGACCACATAATTTCGCTTCGCGCACTTTCATACGAACGGATACTTGCACACATTGTCAAAAAAA aATTCGCTTTGGTACGGTAGGTGTCCGCTGTAGGGACTGTCCAGTACGTTGTCACGCAGATTGTCGTATTGCGTTGGCAGTAAGCTGCGTACCACAATCGGGTACGCCTACAATTAAAGGTATGATGAGTTACATCAGTGATTATGCACCGAACGTGTCACCGATGGTACCAGCACTTATTGTACATTGCGTTAATGAAATTGAATCACGCGGTCTCAATGAGGTTGGTATTTATCGTGTATCGGGTTCGGAGCGTGAGGTCAAGGCACTGAAGGAGCGCTTTTTACGCGGTAAAAACACACCACATCTGGGCAATATTGATGTACATGTATTATGTGGCTGTGTAAAAGATTTTTTGCGTTCCTTACGTGAACCACTCATACCTACCAATTTATGGAAAGATTTCTGTAATGCGGTGCAACAGCCCACAGAGGTTGAGATACAAAAAGATCTCTTTAAGGCAATTGATGCTTTACCAGCAGCAAATCGCGATACTTTAGCATTCTTAATTCTGCATTTCCAACGTGTTGCTGAATGCCGCGAAGTTCTTATGCCGATTGATAATATTGCGCGTGTATTTGGACCAACTATTGTTGGGTATTCATCCGCTGATCCAGACCGACACGCCATCTTCACTGAAGTATACATGCAGTTCACCACCATGCAGAATTTGTTGAAAATCCCTGGCGATTACTGGTCACAATATGTGATATTGGATATAGATAAGGAGAACAATCAAACAAATGGCTCAACCAATACAATAACACGCACACCGAGCCACAATACTAAAGAATCTCTCTATTCCTTGTATG CAACTCCACTCAAAGGCACACTTAAAAAGCGAAAATTCCATGCCACACCGCCATATccgtataaaaaataa